The following proteins come from a genomic window of Melospiza georgiana isolate bMelGeo1 chromosome 3, bMelGeo1.pri, whole genome shotgun sequence:
- the OST4 gene encoding dolichyl-diphosphooligosaccharide--protein glycosyltransferase subunit 4: MITDVQLAIFANMLGVSLFLLVVLYHYVAVNNPKKQE; the protein is encoded by the coding sequence ATGATCACGGACGTGCAGCTCGCCATCTTCGCCAACATGCTGGGCGTCTCGCTGTTCCTGCTCGTCGTGCTGTACCACTACGTGGCCGTCAACAACCCCAAGAAGCAGGAGTGA
- the AGBL5 gene encoding cytosolic carboxypeptidase-like protein 5 → METPGAMDIRCGGLLFSSHFDSGNLAHVEQVRPTEPGGGPAARGSALPAADYEFNVWTRPDCAHTEYENGNRSWFYFSVSGGAPGKLIKLHILNMNKQSRLYAQGMTPFVRTLPVRPRWERIQQRPSFQVVEAQFVLSFVHRFLERGTVTYFAFCYPFSYTECQDMLKELDRRYQDCRHMSPSSPLDSVYYHRELLCHSLDKLRVDLLTITSCHGMQEKREPRLDKLFPDTSTPRPHCFTGKRVFFLSSRVHPGETPSSFVFNGFLDFILREKDPRAQMLRRMFVFKLIPMLNPDGVLRGHYRTDSRGVNLNRQYLHPDAELHPAVYGAKAVLLYHHVHSRVLPGAPDWRTFVSPLGTSSLSLRSPNCPAPAAEAPLSELDKSNNLRNCPGSWRAGSRSCPAESGPRALGQDARVSEGSERAACILPSGPGSERREQGPGTPGPAPVPEAEPAQPAEPIAPRDSGLAYYVDLHGHASKRGCFMYGNCFSDENDQVENMLFPKLISLNSPYFDFTGCNFSEKNMYARDKRDGQSKEGSGRVAIYKALGIIHSYTLECNYNTGRSVNSIPGACHDNGRASPPPQPNFPSRYTVDLFEQVGRALAVAALDMAECNPWPRIVLSEHACLGNLRAWMLKHVRGLRGSAGGPRRRGGARTPPRSSTGLPASASEHALPRARSFSSGTAGSGGSQQDSPRIRASPSFTLGSPRPPAAPQSPGGGGGSPAPGRGKPGWGALARLLRRLSSCWAAPRP, encoded by the exons ATGGAGACGCCAGGGGCCATGGACATCCGCTGCGGCGGTCTGCTCTTCAGCTCCCACTTCGACTCGGGCAACCTGGCACACGTGGAACAGGTGCGGCCTACAGAGccggggggcggccccgccgcccgcggcAGCGCTCTGCCCGCCGCCGACTACGAGTTCAACGTGTGGACGCGGCCCGACTGCGCCCACACTGAGTATGAGAACGGCAACAG GTCCTGGTTCTACTTCAGCGTGAGCGGCGGCGCCCCGGGGAAGCTGATCAAGCTGCACATCCTGAACATGAACAAGCAGAGCCGGCTGTACGCGCAGGGCATGACCCCCTTCGTGCGCACGCTGCCCGTGCGGCCGCGCTGGGAGCGCATCCAGCAGCGGCCCAGCTTCCAG gtGGTGGAGGCGCAGTTCGTGCTGTCCTTCGTGCACCGCTTCCTGGAGCGTGGCACCGTCACCTACTTTGCCTTCTGCTACCCCTTCTCCTACACGGAGTGCCAGGACATGCTCAAAGAGCTGGATCGCCGCTACCAGGACTGCAGGCACATGTCCCCCAGCAG ccccctggACTCGGTCTATTACCAccgggagctgctgtgccactCTCTGGACAAGCTGCGTGTGGACCTGCTGACCATCACCTCGTGCCATGGCATGCAGGAGAAGCGGGAGCCCCGGCTGGACAAGCTTTTCCCAGACACCAGCACACCCCGGCCTCACTGCTTCACTGGAAAGAGG GTGtttttcctcagcagcagagtCCACCCAGGAGAAACCCCCTCCAGCTTTGTCTTCAATGGCTTCCTGGACTTCATCCTGCGGGAGAAGGACCCCCGCGCGCAGATGCTGCGGCGCATGTTCGTGTTCAAGCTGATCCCCATGCTGAACCCCGACGGGGTGCTGCGGGGCCACTACCG CACCGACTCGCGCGGGGTGAACCTGAACCGGCAGTACCTGCACCCCGACGCCGAGCTGCACCCGGCCGTGTACGGCGCCAAGGCCGTCCTGCTCTACCACCACGTGCACAGCCGCGTCCTGCCCGGCGCTCCGGACTGGAGGACGTTTGTCTCGCCCCTCGGCACCAGCTCGCTGAGCCTGAGATCCCCCAACTGCCCCGCGCCGGCCGCGGAGGCCCCGCTATCAGAGCTGGACAAAAGCAACAACCTCCGCAACTGCCCCGGCTCGTGGCGGGCCGGCAGCCGCTCCTGCCCGGCCGAGAGCGGCCCCAGGGCGCTGGGCCAGGATGCCCGGGTGTCAGAGGGCTCCGAGCGAGCCGCCTGCATCCTGCCATCGGGCCCCGGCAGCGAGCGCCGTGAGCAGGGGCCCGGGACCCCCGGCCCTGCCCCCGTGCCCGAAGCTGAGCCCGCACAGCCCGCGGAGCCCATCGCGCCCCGGGACAGCGGCCTCGCCTACTACGTGGACCTGCACGGGCACGCCTCCAAGCGCGGCTGCTTCATGTACGGCAACTGCTTCAGCGACGAGAACGACCAG GTGGAGAACATGCTGTTCCCCAAGCTCATCTCCCTCAACTCCCCTTACTTTGACTTCACGGGCTGCAACTTCTCGGAGAAGAACATGTACGCGCGGGACAAGCGCGACGGGCAGTCCAAGGAGGGCAGCGGCCGCGTGGCCATCTACAAGGCCCTGGGCATCATCCACAG CTACACCCTGGAGTGCAACTACAACACGGGCCGCTCGGTGAACAGCATCCCGGGGGCCTGCCACGACAACGGCCGCGCCAGCCCCCCGCCGCAGCCCAACTTCCCCTCCCGCTACACCGTGGACCTCTTCGAGCAG GTGGGCCGGGCGCTGGCGGTGGCAGCCCTGGACATGGCCGAGTGCAACCCCTGGCCGCGGATCGTGCTCTCGGAGCACGCGTGCCTGGGCAACCTGCGGGCCTGGATGCTGAAGCACGTGCGGGGGCTGCGCGGCAGCGCCGGGGGCCCGCGGAGGAGAGGAGGTGCCAGGACCCCCCCCAGGAGCTCCAC GGGCCTGCCCGCCTCGGCCTCTGAGCACGCGCTGCCCCGTGCCAGGAGCTTCAGCAGCGGCACCGCTGGCAGCGGGGGCAGCCAGCAGGACTCCCCCCGGATCCGAGCCTCCCCCAGCTtcaccctgggcagccccaggcccccGGCCGCGCCGCAGAgccccgggggcggcggcggcagcccggccccgggcagAGGTAAGCCGGGCTGGGGAGCCCTCGCGCGCCTGCTGCGGCGCCTgtccagctgctgggcagcaccGCGGCCCTGA